In a genomic window of Wyeomyia smithii strain HCP4-BCI-WySm-NY-G18 chromosome 1, ASM2978416v1, whole genome shotgun sequence:
- the LOC129719032 gene encoding LIM and senescent cell antigen-like-containing domain protein 1 isoform X3 — translation MSLGTMMCTRCDEGFEPHERIVNSNGQLWHTQCFVCAQCFRQFQDGIFYEFEGRKYCEKDFHILFAPCCNKCNDFVIGRVIKAMAANWHPECFTCERCNIPLADSGFIRNQNRALCHDCNRKEKEVGLGKHICNKCHGIIDETPLRFRGEVYHGYHFNCTACGVELDSSAREVKNRTGYAANDMNELYCLRCHDRMGIPICGACRRPIEERVVTALGKHWHVEHFVCAKCEKPFLGHRHYEKRGLAYCETHYHQLFGNLCFVCNQVIAGDVFTALNKAWCVHHFSCSICDNKMDQKSKFYEYDEKPVCKKCYERFPAELRRRLRIAHENTLKKNVN, via the exons ATGTCGCTTGGTACGATGATGTGCACCAGGTGCGACGAGGGTTTCGAGCCGCACGAGAGAATCGTCAATTCGAACGGACAGTTGTGGCATACGCAATGCTTCGT ATGCGCACAATGTTTCCGACAGTTCCAGGATGGAATCTTCTACGAGTTCGAGGGTCGCAAGTACTGCGAGAAGGATTTCCACATCCTGTTCGCTCCATGCTGCAACAAGTGTAACGATTTCGTGATTGGGCGCGTTATCAAGGCGATGGCGGCCAACTGGCACCCGGAGTGTTTCACGTGCGAGAGGTGCAATATTCCGCTGGCCGATTCCGGTTTCATACGGAACCAGAATCGTGCACTCTGCCACGACTGTAACCGCAAGGAGAAGGAAGTTGGCTTGGGGAAACATATTTGCAACAAGTGCCA TGGTATAATTGATGAAACACCGCTGCGTTTTCGTGGGGAGGTATATCATGGATACCATTTTAATTGTACCGCATGCGGAGTCGAGCTGGATTCATCTGCAAGAGAAGTTAAAAATCGCACCGGTTATGCTGCCAATGATATGAACGAACTGTACTGCCTTCGGTGCCATGATCGCATGGGTATCCCTATTTGTGGTGCTTGTCGTCGTCCGATTGAGGAGCGCGTCGTGACTGCCTTAGGAAAACACTGGCATGTCGag CATTTCGTATGTGCCAAATGCGAGAAACCCTTCCTTGGGCACCGACATTACGAGAAACGCGGCTTAGCGTACTGCGAAACTCATTACCACCAGCTGTTCGGTAATCTTTGCTTTGTATGCAATCAAGTCATAGCTGGTGACG TATTTACCGCTCTCAACAAAGCATGGTGTGTTCATCACTTCTCATGCTCGATTTGCGACAACAAAATGGatcaaaaatccaaattttacgAGTACGACGAAAAACCGGTCTGCAAAAAATGTTACGAGCGTTTCCCAGCCGAACTGCGACGTCGCTTACGCATCGCTCACGAGAACACGCTAAAAAAGAATGTTAACTAA
- the LOC129719032 gene encoding LIM and senescent cell antigen-like-containing domain protein 1 isoform X1 — MDKYTKETMNDLKLKPIEDSSLYKRRTTSRENLNTAAAGGSDYSMTSAAGNYANFYSVERSQPSPLRQIDEGMLYQNTPAAIRNVQYVNSNVASANVGEFIANRNRSPVDSSYRISEKDASDRNYSATGESLFPANVVRDLKSLSLDTRQSPSIGQYQNFPLVDSVPKPRKMELKDPTGRSNVQVIGVSANMSLGTMMCTRCDEGFEPHERIVNSNGQLWHTQCFVCAQCFRQFQDGIFYEFEGRKYCEKDFHILFAPCCNKCNDFVIGRVIKAMAANWHPECFTCERCNIPLADSGFIRNQNRALCHDCNRKEKEVGLGKHICNKCHGIIDETPLRFRGEVYHGYHFNCTACGVELDSSAREVKNRTGYAANDMNELYCLRCHDRMGIPICGACRRPIEERVVTALGKHWHVEHFVCAKCEKPFLGHRHYEKRGLAYCETHYHQLFGNLCFVCNQVIAGDVFTALNKAWCVHHFSCSICDNKMDQKSKFYEYDEKPVCKKCYERFPAELRRRLRIAHENTLKKNVN, encoded by the exons ATGGACAAGTACACGAAAGAAACAATGAATGACCTTAAGCTCAAGCCTATTGAAGACTCCAGCCTGTACAAACGGCGCACTACATCTCGGGAAAACCTCAACACAGCTGCAGCTGGTGGCTCAGATTATTCAATGACGTCGGCTGCGGGTAACTACGCTAACTTCTACTCAGTCGAACGCAGCCAGCCGTCCCCACTGAGGCAAATAGATGAAGGAATGCTTTATCAAAACACCCCAGCGGCGATAAGAAATGTACAATATGTCAACAGCAATGTCGCAAGTGCAAATGTGGGCGAATTCATTGCTAACCGAAATCGAAGTCCGGTTGATAGTTCTTACAGAATCAGTGAAAAAGACGCTAGTGACCGTAATTATAGTGCAACAGGCGAAAGCCTATTTCCAGCAAACGTTGTTCGTGACTTGAAAAGCCTTAGTTTGGATACAAGGCAATCGCCATCTATTGGACAGTATCAAAATTTTCCGCTGGTAGACTCAGTCCCAAAACCACGGAAAATGGAACTCAAGGATCCAACGGGTCGAAGCAATGTGCAAGTTATTGG AGTTTCGGCCAACATGTCGCTTGGTACGATGATGTGCACCAGGTGCGACGAGGGTTTCGAGCCGCACGAGAGAATCGTCAATTCGAACGGACAGTTGTGGCATACGCAATGCTTCGT ATGCGCACAATGTTTCCGACAGTTCCAGGATGGAATCTTCTACGAGTTCGAGGGTCGCAAGTACTGCGAGAAGGATTTCCACATCCTGTTCGCTCCATGCTGCAACAAGTGTAACGATTTCGTGATTGGGCGCGTTATCAAGGCGATGGCGGCCAACTGGCACCCGGAGTGTTTCACGTGCGAGAGGTGCAATATTCCGCTGGCCGATTCCGGTTTCATACGGAACCAGAATCGTGCACTCTGCCACGACTGTAACCGCAAGGAGAAGGAAGTTGGCTTGGGGAAACATATTTGCAACAAGTGCCA TGGTATAATTGATGAAACACCGCTGCGTTTTCGTGGGGAGGTATATCATGGATACCATTTTAATTGTACCGCATGCGGAGTCGAGCTGGATTCATCTGCAAGAGAAGTTAAAAATCGCACCGGTTATGCTGCCAATGATATGAACGAACTGTACTGCCTTCGGTGCCATGATCGCATGGGTATCCCTATTTGTGGTGCTTGTCGTCGTCCGATTGAGGAGCGCGTCGTGACTGCCTTAGGAAAACACTGGCATGTCGag CATTTCGTATGTGCCAAATGCGAGAAACCCTTCCTTGGGCACCGACATTACGAGAAACGCGGCTTAGCGTACTGCGAAACTCATTACCACCAGCTGTTCGGTAATCTTTGCTTTGTATGCAATCAAGTCATAGCTGGTGACG TATTTACCGCTCTCAACAAAGCATGGTGTGTTCATCACTTCTCATGCTCGATTTGCGACAACAAAATGGatcaaaaatccaaattttacgAGTACGACGAAAAACCGGTCTGCAAAAAATGTTACGAGCGTTTCCCAGCCGAACTGCGACGTCGCTTACGCATCGCTCACGAGAACACGCTAAAAAAGAATGTTAACTAA
- the LOC129719032 gene encoding LIM and senescent cell antigen-like-containing domain protein 1 isoform X2 has product MPPVAGVSANMSLGTMMCTRCDEGFEPHERIVNSNGQLWHTQCFVCAQCFRQFQDGIFYEFEGRKYCEKDFHILFAPCCNKCNDFVIGRVIKAMAANWHPECFTCERCNIPLADSGFIRNQNRALCHDCNRKEKEVGLGKHICNKCHGIIDETPLRFRGEVYHGYHFNCTACGVELDSSAREVKNRTGYAANDMNELYCLRCHDRMGIPICGACRRPIEERVVTALGKHWHVEHFVCAKCEKPFLGHRHYEKRGLAYCETHYHQLFGNLCFVCNQVIAGDVFTALNKAWCVHHFSCSICDNKMDQKSKFYEYDEKPVCKKCYERFPAELRRRLRIAHENTLKKNVN; this is encoded by the exons AGTTTCGGCCAACATGTCGCTTGGTACGATGATGTGCACCAGGTGCGACGAGGGTTTCGAGCCGCACGAGAGAATCGTCAATTCGAACGGACAGTTGTGGCATACGCAATGCTTCGT ATGCGCACAATGTTTCCGACAGTTCCAGGATGGAATCTTCTACGAGTTCGAGGGTCGCAAGTACTGCGAGAAGGATTTCCACATCCTGTTCGCTCCATGCTGCAACAAGTGTAACGATTTCGTGATTGGGCGCGTTATCAAGGCGATGGCGGCCAACTGGCACCCGGAGTGTTTCACGTGCGAGAGGTGCAATATTCCGCTGGCCGATTCCGGTTTCATACGGAACCAGAATCGTGCACTCTGCCACGACTGTAACCGCAAGGAGAAGGAAGTTGGCTTGGGGAAACATATTTGCAACAAGTGCCA TGGTATAATTGATGAAACACCGCTGCGTTTTCGTGGGGAGGTATATCATGGATACCATTTTAATTGTACCGCATGCGGAGTCGAGCTGGATTCATCTGCAAGAGAAGTTAAAAATCGCACCGGTTATGCTGCCAATGATATGAACGAACTGTACTGCCTTCGGTGCCATGATCGCATGGGTATCCCTATTTGTGGTGCTTGTCGTCGTCCGATTGAGGAGCGCGTCGTGACTGCCTTAGGAAAACACTGGCATGTCGag CATTTCGTATGTGCCAAATGCGAGAAACCCTTCCTTGGGCACCGACATTACGAGAAACGCGGCTTAGCGTACTGCGAAACTCATTACCACCAGCTGTTCGGTAATCTTTGCTTTGTATGCAATCAAGTCATAGCTGGTGACG TATTTACCGCTCTCAACAAAGCATGGTGTGTTCATCACTTCTCATGCTCGATTTGCGACAACAAAATGGatcaaaaatccaaattttacgAGTACGACGAAAAACCGGTCTGCAAAAAATGTTACGAGCGTTTCCCAGCCGAACTGCGACGTCGCTTACGCATCGCTCACGAGAACACGCTAAAAAAGAATGTTAACTAA